The Acidobacteriota bacterium genomic interval GTTTGCCTAAAATGCGATATCGCTGCTCCACGATGCCCTACAGTATAAGTTCTCTCGATGGATACTTTGGTCTTTGATCTCGACGGGGTGCTGGTGGATGTCTCGGCGTCGTTTCGCACCTGCATTGGCCGCACGCTGGAGGCGCTGGGCGGACGCCCCGCGGCGGATGCCGAAATTGTCAGCCTCAAATTGGCAGGCGGGTTCAATAACGACTGGGATGTGACGCGCGAATTGCTACGGCAGCAAGGGATTGCGGTAGCGCGTGAGCGCGTGGTCGAGGTGTTCAGCCAAATTTACCGGGGCGCGCCTGGCGAAGGCGTATTTGGTCCGGAGGGACTCATTCACCGCGAATCCTGGCTGCTGCCGCCGGCACAGCTCGCGCAGCTCGCAGAACACTACCGCCTCGCCATTTTCACCGGCCGGCCGCGCCGCGATGCCGAATTTACGCTGCGGCACTGCGGTGCCGCCGGCGCGTTTGCCGAGATGGTCGCGCTGGAGGATGCTCCCGCCAAGCCCGATCCCGAGGGGTTGCGCCGGCTCGGCGCGCGCCTCTATATCGGCGACACGGTCGACGACGCGCGTTGCGCTGCCGCTGCCGGCGTGGCCTTCATCGGGATTTGTCTGCCGGCGAGCGATCTCGAGCGCCGCTTCCGGGAATTAGGGGCTCAGTTCACGGCCGCCGCGGTCTGCGATGTGATTAACGGCCTCGGCCGCGGGGAGGCCGACCAACGGGAGGCCCGGGGCGCAGCCCCGCGTAAGGGCGGCGCGAGCCGCACCGTCTGAATGCGGCGCACGCCACGCCACACCGCCGGCAGCAATTGCCGGCTGGTGCGGCAGCCGCCGACGCGCGTCAGGCAGCCCAGGTTGAACTCGTGCGCCCGGCGCTGCTCGCCGGCACTGGCGCGCGGCGACATGCGCACCACGGTGCGGCCGGGCTGGCCCTTGCTGTCGAAGGTAATCGCAGCGTCGTAAGGCGGCAGGCCGTCCGCGTCCATATGGTCGAAGACCATGGCGCTGGCGATGGCGCCGCCGCGGTTGGTGTACGTATTGGGACTAACCAGCATGGCCATATCCATGGAGCCGACCACGCCGCCGCCGGGGTCGCTGGCGCCGCCCTCGCGCCGGATCATGACGCTGAACTCGGTGTGTGGCGCCAGCCGCAGCCAGTGCAGCCAGGCGTTCTGGAACTGGAACAGGCAGTTGTCGCCCACGCAGGCGGCGGAATCGCCGTACGCGCGCGCCAAGGCCTCAATGGCAGTGAATCGCGTCTGTTCCACCTGCACCGTGCGCAACTGCCGCAGCAGGTGCGCCGCATGGGAACGCGGCGCCATCACCAGAAAAAACAACAGCACGGGGGTGCCAATAATGACGATGAAGGCCAGCTCCCGGAGCAGGCGCGTACTCCAGCGCGGCTTCATGAATTACCCGTTTTGGCCGCTGAGCAGGCGCGTGATAGCGGCATGGACCAGCTTGCCGTCGGCCCGCTGCTGGTTGGCCTGGAAGCGCGCCATGGCCGCTTTCATGGCTTTGCCCAAATCCTTCGGGCTGGCGGCGCCGGTTTCGGCAATCGCGGCCCGGACGGTGGCTTCAATTTCTTCCGGCGACAGCGCCCGCGGCAGATAGCCCTCGATGATGACGATTTCGGCTTTTTCCTTGGCGGCGAGCTCGGGCCGCGCGCCGGCGGTAAACTGCTCGGCCGAGTCCTCGCGCTGCTTGATCATCGTGCCCAGCACTTTGTGAACTTCAGCATCATCCAGGTCGTGCCCCGTCTCGACTTTACGGTACTGGAGCGCGGACTTCATCATGCGCAGCGTGGACAAGCGGAGCTCGTCGTGCGCCTTGAGCGCCGCGACCAGGTCCTGCTGAATCTGTTCGGAGAGGGCCATAACGCAAGCTTACAGCTTACAGTTTACAGCTTACAGTTCACGCGGCACGGGACCATGCGGCCCGGATGTTCTCGACCTGCGCCTGAAATCTCTCTCCCGGCGCCGGCTTGCCCTGGAGCGTGGGAATTTCACGCGCCCAGCGGGCGATCTCCAATTCGGCGACCGTTTCCGGGTTGGTATCGGGAAAGCGCGCGCGCAGGATTTGCGCAATCTCGTCGGCGTCGTCCCAACTGAGCACATCGGCCATGGTGGTGGCGCCTAAGCGAGAGCGCGCAACTGCCGTGCCGCGTCAACCACACGCGCTGCGGCACGATCGATTTCCTCAGCCGTGGTGAAGCGGCCGAGGCCAAAACGAACCGAGCGCTGGGCCTCATCCTCGCTCAGCCCAATGGCCAACAGCACGTGGCTGGCATTGCGTGAACTGGACGTACAGGCGGAGCCGGACGAACAGGCGACTTCGGGCATGCTCA includes:
- a CDS encoding GatB/YqeY domain-containing protein, which translates into the protein MALSEQIQQDLVAALKAHDELRLSTLRMMKSALQYRKVETGHDLDDAEVHKVLGTMIKQREDSAEQFTAGARPELAAKEKAEIVIIEGYLPRALSPEEIEATVRAAIAETGAASPKDLGKAMKAAMARFQANQQRADGKLVHAAITRLLSGQNG
- a CDS encoding HAD family hydrolase; amino-acid sequence: MDTLVFDLDGVLVDVSASFRTCIGRTLEALGGRPAADAEIVSLKLAGGFNNDWDVTRELLRQQGIAVARERVVEVFSQIYRGAPGEGVFGPEGLIHRESWLLPPAQLAQLAEHYRLAIFTGRPRRDAEFTLRHCGAAGAFAEMVALEDAPAKPDPEGLRRLGARLYIGDTVDDARCAAAAGVAFIGICLPASDLERRFRELGAQFTAAAVCDVINGLGRGEADQREARGAAPRKGGASRTV